In one window of Oryzias melastigma strain HK-1 linkage group LG5, ASM292280v2, whole genome shotgun sequence DNA:
- the LOC112144878 gene encoding retinal cone rhodopsin-sensitive cGMP 3',5'-cyclic phosphodiesterase subunit gamma has protein sequence MNAAAAEAAAAAAAGGHKPASSEFQQTESRQFKSKAPKPGQKRFDSGLPGMESFDDSAVVCPWEEFGDADLSELAQFGII, from the exons AtgaatgcagcagcagcagaagcagcagcggcagcagcagctggaggccACAAGCCCGCCTCCTCAGAGTTCCAGCAGACGGAGAGCAGGCAGTTCAAGAGCAAAGCCCCCAAACCTGGACAGAAGCG TTTTGACAGCGGCCTGCCGGGGATGGAGTCGTTTGACG ATTCTGCTGTCGTCTGcccctgggaggagtttggagATGCAGATCTGAGCGAACTAGCCCAGTTTGGCATCATCTAG
- the LOC112144876 gene encoding guanylyl cyclase-activating protein 2, which translates to MAQQTDALITEVDSAQVQELCIIFLKQCPSGALHLHEFKRIFGVQSSSSEESIFLETIFRSFDTNRDNTLDFLEYVSALNLILRGNLEDRLKWSFKMYDKDGNGKLDRQEVTRIIRILYKIKLQRGEIDMTPSQICDRLFELIDQNNDGQITLAEFMEGAQKDEWVRNLLKLDVNIGGWVIQNCTKLP; encoded by the exons ATGGCCCAGCAGACAGACGCCCTCATCACAGAGGTGGACTCAGCCCAGGTTCAGGAGCTGTGCATCATTTTTCTGAAGCAGTGTCCCAGCGGAGCTCTGCACTTGCACGAGTTCAAGAGGATCTTCGGGGTTCAGAGCAGCTCTTCAGAGGAGTCCATCTTCCTGGAAACCATTTTCAGATCCTTCGACACCAACCGG GACAACACTCTGGACTTCCTTGAGTACGTCTCTGCACTGAACTTGATCCTACGAGGGAATCTCGAAGATCGActcaagtggtcttttaagatGTATGACAAGGATGGAAATGGAAAACTGGACCGGCAGGAGGTGACTCGGATCATCAGG ATTCTTTATAAAATCAAGCTACAGAGAGGAGAGATCGACATGACGCCGTCCCAGATCTGCGACAGACTCTTTGAGCTGATCGACCAGAACAATGATG GTCAGATCACCCTGGCTGAGTTCATGGAGGGGGCGCAGAAGGACGAATGGGTCAGGAACCTGCTGAAGCTGGACGTCAACATTGGCGGCTGGGTGATCCAGAACTGCACAAAGCTCCCATGA